Proteins from a genomic interval of Rhodothermales bacterium:
- the rbfA gene encoding 30S ribosome-binding factor RbfA, which yields MSVRTERVARLMQKEVADLLNSSFSEQIGPMVTITGARVTKDLSIAYIHFSVLGTSEEERRATFRHLEELTPQVRIALARRIRHQVRKIPELKFFLDETQQTVQRIEGLFDKIRAERQSRGEDS from the coding sequence ATGAGTGTTCGGACCGAACGCGTGGCTCGATTGATGCAGAAGGAAGTTGCAGACCTTCTCAATTCGTCATTCTCGGAGCAGATTGGGCCGATGGTGACGATCACGGGAGCTCGGGTTACGAAGGACCTGTCAATCGCATACATCCACTTCAGTGTGCTGGGTACATCCGAGGAAGAGCGACGTGCAACGTTTCGCCACCTGGAAGAACTAACTCCGCAGGTACGCATCGCGCTTGCCCGGCGCATCAGACATCAGGTGCGGAAAATCCCTGAACTCAAGTTTTTCCTGGACGAAACGCAGCAGACAGTTCAGCGCATTGAGGGCCTGTTCGACAAGATCCGGGCTGAGCGCCAATCTCGCGGAGAAGACAGCTAG
- the truB gene encoding tRNA pseudouridine(55) synthase TruB, translating into MSLRNTAPGKLSGEALNLASTVIDRLNRGKDLSNAVVLVNKPGGFTSFDVVRLLRRVARTRKVGHAGTLDPMATGLLVCMTGRSTKLSRFFLEMEKEYSGTIRLGETTASYDADSPVDRVVDAHHVTRDAIRAVTSTFLGEIIQQTPPYSAVRVEGRPLYERARRGDLRSGPPRVVTIHSFDIVDKRGADVDFRMSCSKGTYVRALAHDLGEQLGVGAHLIRLHRDRIGDYCASNALTVNDLSDYAGDDPFRDLSESRDHAS; encoded by the coding sequence ATGAGCCTGCGAAATACGGCACCCGGCAAGTTGTCCGGCGAGGCTCTGAACCTGGCTTCAACCGTTATCGACCGATTGAATCGCGGCAAGGATCTCTCGAATGCGGTCGTTCTTGTCAACAAGCCGGGCGGCTTCACCTCGTTCGATGTCGTTCGACTGCTCCGTCGCGTCGCCCGAACGCGCAAGGTCGGTCACGCGGGCACCCTGGATCCAATGGCCACCGGACTGCTTGTCTGCATGACCGGTCGATCAACGAAGCTATCGCGGTTCTTCCTTGAGATGGAAAAGGAGTACTCCGGTACCATTCGACTGGGAGAGACGACCGCCTCGTATGACGCAGACTCGCCGGTCGACCGCGTCGTCGACGCTCATCACGTTACGCGCGACGCAATCCGGGCTGTCACTTCCACCTTTCTGGGTGAAATCATTCAGCAAACGCCGCCGTATTCAGCCGTGAGGGTGGAAGGCAGGCCCCTGTATGAGCGAGCGCGGAGAGGTGACCTCCGAAGCGGTCCGCCCAGAGTGGTCACGATCCACTCGTTCGATATCGTTGACAAGCGCGGGGCCGATGTCGACTTTCGGATGTCGTGCTCCAAAGGGACTTATGTCCGCGCGCTGGCCCACGACCTGGGCGAGCAGCTCGGCGTCGGAGCCCACCTGATTCGGCTGCACCGCGATCGCATCGGCGACTATTGTGCTTCGAATGCCTTGACCGTGAATGATCTTTCAGACTATGCCGGAGACGACCCGTTCAGGGATTTGAGCGAGAGCAGAGACCATGCGAGTTGA